A part of Xenopus tropicalis strain Nigerian chromosome 4, UCB_Xtro_10.0, whole genome shotgun sequence genomic DNA contains:
- the gsg1 gene encoding germ cell-specific gene 1 protein, giving the protein MYTVSSSTALESHKHCRTYLLCIMHLASKVATARFLQKTASMELAEVVQWRRAILAVCLNLLALALSITALLSSYWCVGTQKVPKPLCGKGKVTKCIVVPVPVESTNASGQNEVQYSWETGDDRFAFRYFHTGIWHSCEENILGTDEKCRSFLELTPPAERGILWLSLGSELVYIVLLVISFGLLLLEIFYTGNPVCGMKLNAFAAVSSVLSGLLGMVAHMMYTQVFQATVSLGPEDWRPHSWDYGWAFYTAWASFTCCMASAVTTLNTYTKTLLEFRRNHKAFEHNLKEHTCFLNHKQMSFYVDKPINSLSESVDFYSELQKKVLLRDHSIDLEDVEESLEDEHC; this is encoded by the exons ATGTACACAGTTTCTAGCAGCACTGCTTTGGAAAGCCACAAGCATTGTCGGACGTATCTTCTTTGCATCATGCATCTCGCTTCTAAAGTGGCCACAGCACGGTTTTTGCAGAAGACAGCCTCT aTGGAGCTGGCAGAGGTTGTCCAGTGGCGCCGAGCTATTTTGGCTGTGTGCCTAAACCTCTTAGCCCTTGCACTTTCCATCACTGCCCTTCTGAGCAGctactggtgtgtaggcacccAGAAGGTCCCAAAGCCTCTTTGTGGCAAGGGAAAAGTAACCAAGTGCATTGTGGTTCCTGTACCTGTGGAAAGCACTAATGCCTCTGGGCAGAATGAGGTGCAGTACAGCTGGGAGACTGGGGATGACAGATTTGCTTTCCGCTACTTTCATACGGGAATCTGGCATTCCTGTGAAGAGAACATTCTGGGTACAG atGAAAAGTGTAGGAGTTTCCTGGAATTAACCCCACCTGCTGAGAGAG GGATCCTGTGGCTTTCATTGGGCTCAGAATTAGTGTACATCGTTCTGTTGGTGATTAGCTTCGGGCTCTTACTACTGGAGATATTTTACACTGGGAACCCTGTGTGCGGCATGAAGCTGAATGCCTTTGCTGCAGTGTCCTCTGTACTTTCAG GTCTCCTTGGGATGGTGGCTCACATGATGTACACCCAGGTATTCCAAGCCACAGTCAGTCTTGGGCCAGAGGATTGGAGACCCCATTCTTGGGATTATGGATGGGCTTTTTA CACTGCCTGGGCATCTTTTACCTGTTGCATGGCTTCTGCTGTTACCACGCTGAACACATACACCAAGACCCTTCTTGAATTTCGTAGAAATCATAAAGCTTTTGAGCACAACTTGAAAGAACACACCTGCTTTCTGAATCACAAGCAAATGAGTTTCTATGTAGATAAGCCAATCAACTCCCTGTCAGAGAGTGTGGACTTTTACTCAGAGCTTCAGAAGAAGGTCCTACTTAGAGACCATTCAATAGATCTGGAGGATGTAGAAGAATCTTTAGAGGATGAACACTGCTAG
- the emp1 gene encoding epithelial membrane protein 1 (The RefSeq protein has 4 substitutions compared to this genomic sequence) → MLVLLAGIFVVHIATVIMLFVATISNVWLQALPGGTATSGSLGIWLACSGTCSSIFGSIPEENHPSMRAIEAFMILAIIFSCFALCSFIGQLFMLEKGCRFYITGALMLVCWLCIMIAVSIYTARFANANLSQYYHGYCFILTWICFVFSFIIGILYLVLRKK, encoded by the exons ATGTTGGTCCTTCTGGCTGGAATCTTTGTGGTCCATATTGCAACAGTGATTATGCTCTTTGTTGCCACCATTTCCAAT gTTTGGTTGCAAGCTATTCCAGGAGTGGCTGGTACTTCTGGATCCCTGGGTATCTGGTTGGCTTGTTCTGGGACATGTTCAAGTATATTTGGTTCTATTCCAGAAGAAAATC ATCCTTCCATGAGAGCAATTGAAGCCTTCATGATCCTGGCCATTATCTTTTCCTGCTTTGCCCTGTGTTCCTTCATTGGGCAGTTGTTTATGCTGGAAAAAGGATGTCGTTTCTACATCACTGGGGCTCTAATGCTTGTTTGCT GGTTGTGCATAATGATCGCTGTTTCCATCTACACGGCCAGATTTGCAAATGCTAATTTAAGCCAATATTACCATGGATACTGCTTTATACTGACCTGGATCTGCTTCGTCTTTAGTTTCATAATTGGAATACTCTACCTGGTGCTCCGGAAGAAATAA